A genomic region of Glycine max cultivar Williams 82 chromosome 15, Glycine_max_v4.0, whole genome shotgun sequence contains the following coding sequences:
- the GER15 gene encoding germin-like protein precursor, which produces MKLFAHFFFMLLFLVAFSNIQVCLGDCDNLQDTCPAVPPNKQTIFINGLQCKNPVNVTAQDFRTTELSKTGPRDIFGASLKIVSAAEFIGLNTLGLSIGRTDLDGNGLVNFHYHPRATEIIYVTKGVLLAGFVDTKNQYFQKFLKVGDVFVFPKALFHFFLNTDFEEATVFSVYNSQNPGFVSLSPTTFDTTLESLDKIKKRLISLSASEAQAQAQDVNSFISPELETIYS; this is translated from the coding sequence ATGAAACTCtttgctcactttttctttatgtTGTTGTTCTTGGTGGCCTTTTCCAACATCCAAGTTTGTTTGGGGGACTGTGATAATCTTCAGGACACTTGTCCAGCAGTTCCACCCAATAAGCAGACCATATTCATCAATGGTCTTCAATGCAAAAACCCAGTTAATGTAACAGCTCAAGATTTCAGGACCACAGAACTAAGCAAAACTGGCCCTAGAGACATTTTTGGTGCATCTTTGAAAATTGTGAGTGCTGCTGAGTTCATTGGCCTCAATACTCTTGGCCTCTCCATTGGAAGAACTGACCTTGATGGGAATGGCCTGGTGAACTTCCACTATCATCCTAGGGCTACTGAGATAATCTATGTCACCAAAGGGGTGTTGTTGGCTGGTTTTGTTGACACCAAAAACCAGTATTTCCAGAAGTTTCTTAAAGTAGGTGATGTCTTTGTGTTCCCCAAGGCTTTGTTCCACTTCTTTCTAAATACTGATTTTGAAGAAGCCACTGTTTTCTCAGTGTACAACAGCCAGAATCCTGGCTTTGTGTCCCTTAGTCCTACAACTTTTGACACAACATTGGAGTCATTGGACAAGATCAAGAAGAGACTCATCTCACTCTCTGCCTCTGAAGCTCAAGCTCAAGCTCAAGATGTCAACAGTTTCATCTCTCCAGAATTGGAAACCATTTACAGTTAG